From uncultured Roseateles sp., the proteins below share one genomic window:
- a CDS encoding biopolymer transporter ExbD codes for MAFASFDSKRGSAPMADINMVPLIDVMLVLLVIFIVTAPLLTHAVKLDLPKVSSQLNELKPDKIAFAIDAQGQRFWNGEPVSRAEAAQRFQAEGAKPVQPEVHLRADQNVAYRLVAETLGDASRAGLSKVGFVSEPERP; via the coding sequence ATGGCCTTCGCCTCCTTTGACAGCAAGCGCGGCAGCGCCCCGATGGCCGACATCAATATGGTGCCGCTGATCGATGTGATGCTGGTGCTGCTGGTGATCTTCATCGTCACCGCGCCGCTGTTGACGCACGCCGTCAAGCTCGATCTGCCCAAGGTCAGCTCCCAGCTCAACGAGCTCAAGCCCGACAAGATCGCCTTTGCGATCGACGCCCAGGGCCAGCGCTTCTGGAACGGCGAGCCGGTCAGCCGCGCCGAGGCCGCCCAGCGCTTCCAGGCCGAGGGCGCCAAGCCGGTACAGCCTGAGGTGCATTTGCGTGCCGATCAGAACGTGGCCTATCGCCTGGTGGCCGAGACCCTGGGCGACGCTTCCAGGGCCGGGCTGAGCAAGGTCGGCTTCGTCAGCGAGCCCGAGCGTCCCTAG
- a CDS encoding energy transducer TonB, with protein sequence MTQAFSVPNPLAAATLPTVLPPPQQPPLQMAPGRLELADELSPVARRCLSGGVLAAHLLGGWALLQVDVVRQAVIEAAPMMVHLITPPDVPKPPPPPPPTAQLQKAPPAPAPLIVAAPMPAPAATSFVAPEPAPVPPAPVVAAPAPPAPAAPPVVAAPPAPKLIPANAVRYLAEPRMTVPVLSRRLGEQGIVYLRIVVDVRGVLKEVSVKKSSGFARLDQQALQDIRTARFAPQTENGQPIEWETTAPLSYELDQ encoded by the coding sequence GTGACCCAAGCCTTCTCCGTCCCCAACCCGCTCGCTGCCGCCACGCTGCCCACTGTGCTGCCGCCGCCGCAGCAGCCGCCGCTGCAGATGGCGCCTGGGCGTCTGGAGCTGGCGGATGAGTTGTCGCCGGTGGCCCGTCGCTGCCTGAGCGGGGGCGTGCTGGCCGCCCACCTGCTGGGCGGCTGGGCCTTGCTGCAGGTGGACGTCGTGCGTCAGGCCGTGATCGAGGCGGCGCCGATGATGGTCCATCTGATCACCCCGCCCGACGTGCCCAAGCCGCCGCCGCCGCCTCCGCCGACGGCCCAGCTGCAGAAGGCGCCACCAGCACCCGCGCCCTTGATCGTTGCCGCGCCGATGCCTGCGCCGGCCGCGACCAGCTTCGTCGCGCCGGAACCGGCGCCCGTGCCGCCTGCCCCCGTGGTCGCGGCGCCGGCCCCGCCCGCACCTGCGGCGCCGCCCGTGGTGGCCGCGCCTCCGGCGCCCAAGCTGATACCGGCCAATGCCGTGCGCTACCTGGCCGAGCCGCGGATGACGGTGCCCGTGCTGTCACGCCGGCTGGGCGAGCAGGGCATCGTCTACCTGCGCATCGTGGTCGATGTGCGCGGAGTGCTCAAGGAGGTCAGTGTCAAGAAGTCCTCCGGCTTTGCGCGCCTGGACCAGCAGGCCTTGCAAGACATTCGCACGGCCCGCTTTGCCCCTCAGACCGAGAACGGCCAGCCGATCGAGTGGGAAACCACCGCGCCGCTGTCCTACGAGCTCGACCAGTAA
- a CDS encoding Fe2+-dependent dioxygenase — MLIRIPAVLNADALRQAQAWLAEAPWESGSASAGTQAAQVKNNEQLPPTCEVARRLQELILGVLERHPLFFSASLPKKVLPPMFNRYGGAANTYGAHVDGAVRYAPGTGVRVRTDISATLFLADPASYDGGELVIADTYGEQRVKLAAGDLVLYPGTSVHRVEPVTRGQRLASFFWIESMVRSDEQRRLLYDMDMSLMKLRQQHGETEAAVQLTGTYHNLLRMWADT; from the coding sequence ATGCTGATACGCATCCCTGCCGTCCTGAATGCCGATGCGCTGCGCCAGGCCCAGGCCTGGCTGGCCGAAGCGCCGTGGGAGAGCGGATCGGCCAGCGCCGGCACCCAGGCCGCTCAGGTCAAGAACAACGAGCAGTTGCCGCCCACCTGCGAAGTGGCGCGGCGTTTGCAGGAGTTGATACTGGGCGTGCTGGAGCGCCACCCGCTGTTCTTCTCGGCCTCCTTGCCGAAGAAGGTGCTGCCGCCGATGTTCAACCGCTATGGCGGTGCGGCCAATACCTACGGCGCCCACGTCGATGGCGCGGTGCGTTACGCGCCGGGCACCGGCGTGCGGGTGCGCACCGACATCAGCGCCACCCTGTTCCTGGCCGATCCGGCCAGCTACGACGGCGGCGAACTGGTGATTGCCGACACCTATGGCGAGCAGCGCGTCAAGCTGGCCGCCGGTGACTTGGTGCTCTACCCAGGCACCAGCGTCCACCGTGTCGAGCCTGTCACCCGCGGCCAGCGCCTGGCCAGCTTCTTCTGGATCGAGAGCATGGTGCGCAGCGATGAGCAGCGCCGCCTGCTCTACGACATGGACATGAGCCTGATGAAGCTGCGCCAGCAGCATGGCGAGACCGAGGCCGCCGTGCAGCTGACCGGCACGTATCACAACCTGCTGCGCATGTGGGCCGACACATGA
- a CDS encoding MotA/TolQ/ExbB proton channel family protein, translating to MDATATSAMGFAHFISQSDAVGKFLLAVLVIMSAASWALIAGKGLTQYLRGKRSAAFLDFFWNARSLDAVQAELSTHGARDPFSHLSAHALHAQAHHARHGAARLAEAGTANDFITRTIKKVLDEETTRLDSGLTTLATIGATAPFVGLFGTVWGVYHALLAIGMSGSGTLDKVAGPVGEALIMTGIGLAVAIPAVMAYNALTRSNRVLAARLDAFAYELHSFLTLGEAPGAAQQASANVRPLKPGVATA from the coding sequence ATGGATGCCACCGCCACTTCCGCCATGGGCTTTGCCCATTTCATCTCGCAGTCCGACGCCGTCGGCAAATTCCTGCTGGCCGTGCTGGTCATCATGTCGGCGGCCTCCTGGGCCTTGATTGCCGGCAAGGGCCTGACGCAGTATTTGCGCGGCAAGCGCAGCGCCGCCTTCCTGGATTTCTTCTGGAACGCGCGTTCGCTCGATGCCGTGCAGGCCGAGCTCAGCACCCATGGCGCCCGCGATCCGTTCTCGCACCTCAGCGCCCATGCGCTGCATGCCCAGGCCCATCACGCGCGGCACGGCGCGGCGCGGCTGGCCGAGGCGGGCACGGCCAACGACTTCATCACCCGCACGATCAAGAAAGTGCTGGATGAGGAGACGACGCGGCTGGACAGCGGCCTGACCACGCTGGCCACGATAGGCGCCACCGCCCCGTTCGTGGGCCTGTTCGGCACCGTCTGGGGCGTCTATCACGCGCTGCTGGCGATTGGCATGAGTGGCTCCGGCACCCTGGACAAGGTGGCCGGCCCGGTCGGCGAGGCGCTGATCATGACCGGCATCGGTCTGGCCGTCGCCATTCCCGCGGTCATGGCCTACAACGCCCTCACGCGCAGCAACCGGGTGCTGGCTGCCCGGCTCGACGCCTTTGCCTACGAGCTGCACAGCTTCCTGACCCTGGGCGAGGCGCCAGGCGCCGCCCAGCAGGCCAGCGCCAATGTGCGGCCGCTGAAACCCGGTGTGGCTACCGCTTGA
- a CDS encoding M48 family metalloprotease, whose amino-acid sequence MSLKTLPRRRLVMGFRKRVLASAAALLLCPAASIYAPPAMAQINLPSLGDSVSEGLGVGTERRIGDQIMREIRVDPDYLDDPLLLEYVQQLWTPLLAVARQNGNIVPETNERFAWEIFLVRDRNVNAFALPGGFVGVHLGLIAMTTSRDELASVMAHELSHVTQRHVARRIASDSRQSMMALAGMLVGLLAAARSHSPDAANAVLVGSQAAAAQGQLNFSRDMEREADRVGFGLLTGAGFASSGMASMFEKLDQAYHLNDSGGYPYLRTHPMTSERIGDARERLATAPPVLPQSSLEHALIQARAKVLMDARAEAWQQLQALDAGVRQPGVGERLSALYASAYASIKMRNWPRAETALNSAQAVADLVSGEPRVHRALSLLRAELALARSQPLQAQQALLPLAKDRSRPVVLQRAQLALALADKAQWIENAETLQTWVALDPHDAQAWGLLAQLWERLDHSLRSVRAQAEARVALGDIVGGIDRLRSGIRLSRGRDADQVEAAVLESRLRALLASRRQELQDLNPRREVPAGADEPVTR is encoded by the coding sequence ATGTCCCTGAAGACCTTGCCTCGCCGCCGCCTCGTCATGGGGTTCCGCAAGCGAGTGCTCGCCAGTGCTGCCGCCCTGCTGCTGTGTCCCGCGGCCAGCATCTACGCGCCGCCGGCCATGGCCCAGATCAATCTGCCCAGCCTCGGCGATTCGGTTTCCGAGGGGCTGGGGGTGGGCACCGAGCGGCGCATCGGCGACCAGATCATGCGCGAGATCCGCGTCGACCCGGACTATCTCGACGACCCCTTGCTGCTTGAATACGTCCAGCAGCTGTGGACGCCGTTGCTGGCGGTGGCGCGCCAGAACGGCAATATCGTGCCCGAGACCAATGAGCGCTTCGCCTGGGAAATCTTCCTGGTGCGTGACCGCAATGTGAATGCCTTTGCGCTGCCCGGCGGCTTCGTCGGTGTGCATCTGGGCCTGATTGCGATGACCACCAGCCGCGACGAGCTGGCTTCGGTGATGGCGCATGAGCTGTCCCACGTCACCCAGCGCCATGTGGCGCGACGCATTGCCAGCGATTCGCGTCAGTCGATGATGGCGCTGGCCGGCATGCTGGTGGGCCTGCTGGCCGCGGCGCGCAGCCACAGCCCCGACGCGGCCAATGCCGTGCTGGTCGGCTCGCAGGCGGCGGCGGCGCAGGGCCAGCTGAACTTCTCCCGGGACATGGAGCGCGAGGCCGACCGCGTCGGTTTCGGTCTGCTCACCGGGGCGGGTTTCGCCAGTTCGGGCATGGCCAGCATGTTCGAGAAGCTGGACCAGGCCTATCACCTCAATGACAGCGGCGGCTACCCCTATCTGCGCACCCACCCGATGACCAGCGAGCGTATCGGCGATGCCCGCGAGCGCCTGGCCACGGCGCCCCCAGTCTTGCCGCAGAGTTCATTGGAGCACGCGCTGATTCAGGCGCGTGCCAAGGTCTTGATGGATGCCCGCGCCGAGGCCTGGCAGCAGTTGCAGGCGCTGGACGCCGGGGTGCGCCAGCCGGGCGTGGGCGAACGCCTGTCGGCGCTGTATGCCAGTGCCTACGCGTCGATCAAGATGCGCAACTGGCCGCGGGCCGAGACGGCGCTGAACAGCGCCCAGGCGGTCGCCGACCTGGTCAGCGGTGAGCCGCGCGTGCACCGCGCGCTGAGCCTGCTGCGCGCCGAACTCGCCCTGGCGCGCTCGCAGCCGCTGCAGGCGCAACAGGCGCTGCTGCCCCTGGCCAAGGATCGCTCCAGGCCTGTGGTGCTGCAACGCGCGCAGCTGGCGCTGGCCCTGGCCGACAAGGCGCAATGGATCGAGAATGCCGAGACGCTGCAGACCTGGGTGGCCCTGGACCCTCACGATGCTCAGGCCTGGGGCCTGCTCGCCCAGCTGTGGGAGCGGCTGGACCATTCGCTTCGCTCGGTGCGCGCACAGGCCGAGGCCCGCGTGGCGCTGGGCGATATCGTGGGCGGCATCGACCGCTTGCGCTCGGGCATCCGGCTGTCGCGGGGGCGCGATGCCGATCAGGTCGAGGCGGCGGTGCTCGAGTCACGCCTGCGTGCGCTGCTGGCCTCGCGTCGCCAGGAGCTGCAGGACCTGAATCCGCGCCGGGAGGTGCCGGCCGGTGCGGACGAGCCAGTCACCCGCTGA
- a CDS encoding SWIB/MDM2 domain-containing protein, translating into MATAKKAAPAKSAAPAKKAAPAKKAAAPAAKKAAPAKKAAAPAAKKAAPAKKAAAPAKKRTPNAAFMKAMTPSAALAAIVGSTPLPRTDVTKKVWEYIKKNKLQDEVQKRIIIADAKLKEIFGKAKADMFEMTKLINSHLK; encoded by the coding sequence ATGGCAACTGCGAAGAAGGCCGCACCCGCGAAATCGGCGGCACCGGCAAAGAAGGCCGCCCCGGCCAAGAAGGCGGCGGCACCTGCGGCTAAAAAGGCAGCACCGGCCAAGAAGGCCGCAGCTCCTGCTGCAAAGAAGGCGGCTCCCGCGAAGAAGGCTGCTGCTCCTGCAAAGAAGCGCACCCCCAACGCAGCCTTCATGAAGGCCATGACCCCGAGCGCAGCCCTGGCTGCCATCGTCGGCAGCACCCCGCTGCCGCGTACGGACGTGACCAAGAAGGTGTGGGAGTACATCAAGAAGAACAAGCTGCAGGATGAAGTGCAAAAGCGCATCATCATTGCCGACGCCAAGCTGAAGGAAATCTTCGGCAAGGCCAAGGCCGACATGTTCGAGATGACCAAGCTGATCAACAGCCACCTGAAGTGA
- a CDS encoding phage holin family protein, with product MKTIVRWLLLAAALLLVAHLYTGVHVTSFGAAMVAALVLGLLNTLLRPVLVLLTLPVTVITLGLFLFVINALMFWFAANLLDGFAVAGFSAALIGSLIYSLCGMAIDVVVERIFPSDA from the coding sequence ATGAAAACCATTGTTCGCTGGCTGTTGCTGGCCGCCGCCCTGTTGCTGGTGGCCCATCTCTACACGGGCGTGCACGTCACGAGCTTCGGAGCAGCAATGGTTGCCGCGCTGGTGCTGGGCCTGCTCAACACCCTGTTGCGGCCGGTGCTGGTGCTGCTGACGTTGCCGGTCACGGTGATCACGCTGGGCCTGTTCCTGTTCGTGATCAATGCGCTGATGTTCTGGTTCGCCGCCAATCTGCTGGACGGCTTTGCCGTCGCCGGCTTCAGCGCCGCACTGATAGGCTCGCTGATCTACAGCCTGTGCGGCATGGCCATCGACGTGGTGGTCGAGCGCATCTTCCCCAGCGACGCCTGA
- a CDS encoding amidohydrolase family protein: protein MAHAADVPPPYTGPLFDAHLHYNVEAQEPHPLADVLGRMQRSGVRAIVANSRPNEGTLTLATAKTATAAAGVTVVPFVRLYRNRDDYSSWFRDPSIIAMVERELAQGTPAGPYRGLGEFHLYDSANADGSTAVALMKLAQQRNLVVLAHVDDMAIAKLLAHAPQARLVWAHTGIGGVPEARVRELLRRHPSLMGELSYRPGLTENGRLSAAWRALLLEFPERFLVGSDTWVNQRWDYYEGLMQEARAWLGELPPAVAQNIAWGNGARLYGLPMP from the coding sequence ATGGCGCACGCGGCCGATGTGCCACCGCCCTACACGGGCCCCTTGTTCGACGCCCATCTGCACTACAACGTGGAGGCGCAGGAGCCGCATCCGCTGGCCGATGTGCTGGGCCGCATGCAGCGCAGCGGCGTGAGAGCCATCGTCGCCAACAGCCGGCCCAATGAGGGCACCCTGACCTTGGCCACAGCCAAGACGGCCACTGCGGCGGCTGGGGTCACGGTCGTGCCCTTTGTGCGCCTGTACCGCAACCGCGACGACTATTCGAGCTGGTTCCGCGACCCCAGCATCATCGCCATGGTCGAGCGCGAACTGGCCCAGGGCACGCCGGCCGGCCCCTACCGCGGCCTTGGCGAGTTCCATCTGTACGACAGCGCCAATGCCGACGGCAGCACCGCGGTGGCGCTGATGAAGCTGGCCCAGCAGCGCAATCTGGTGGTGCTGGCACACGTCGATGATATGGCGATAGCCAAGCTGCTGGCCCATGCGCCGCAGGCCAGGCTGGTGTGGGCCCACACCGGCATCGGCGGCGTGCCCGAGGCGCGCGTGCGCGAGTTGCTGCGGCGCCATCCGAGCCTGATGGGCGAGCTGTCCTATCGGCCCGGGCTGACCGAAAACGGCCGGCTCAGCGCCGCCTGGCGGGCGCTGCTGCTGGAGTTTCCGGAGCGCTTTCTGGTCGGCTCGGACACCTGGGTCAATCAGCGCTGGGACTACTACGAAGGGCTGATGCAGGAGGCCCGCGCCTGGCTGGGCGAGCTGCCACCGGCGGTGGCGCAGAACATCGCCTGGGGCAATGGCGCGCGCCTGTACGGATTGCCCATGCCCTGA
- a CDS encoding alpha-hydroxy acid oxidase has translation MRLETLPDGVINLADFEAPARERMSTQAWAYMSGGAADELTLRANRSAWDAIKLQPRVLRDLSGGHTRVPLLGRELAHPILLAPIAYQRLAHEDGELASAYAAAAQSAGMVLSAQSSVEMEAVAQAFADEPQSGPLWFQLYWRADPGFMLELIQRVERAGYEALVLTVDAPVHGARDRERRAGFQLPDDIRAVNLGGRKQPVELAPGQSMMFDGLMPRAATWREVDWLRAHSRLPLLLKGVNHADDAREALQRGVSGLVVSNHGGRTLDTLPATAELLPMLRAAVGDTVPLLVDGGIRRGTDVLKALALGADAVLLGRPYVFALAAAGALGVAHALRLLRDEFEIAMALCGCKTPADAGPHLLWQRSK, from the coding sequence ATGAGGTTGGAGACGCTGCCCGATGGCGTCATCAATCTGGCTGACTTCGAAGCTCCGGCGCGCGAGCGCATGAGCACGCAGGCCTGGGCCTATATGAGTGGCGGCGCCGCCGATGAGCTGACGCTGCGTGCCAATCGCAGCGCCTGGGATGCGATCAAGCTGCAGCCGCGCGTGCTGCGCGACCTCAGCGGCGGCCACACCCGCGTGCCGCTGCTGGGCCGCGAGCTGGCCCATCCCATCCTGCTCGCGCCTATCGCCTACCAGCGCCTGGCGCACGAAGACGGCGAGCTGGCCAGTGCCTATGCGGCAGCCGCGCAGTCGGCCGGCATGGTGCTCAGCGCCCAATCCAGCGTCGAGATGGAGGCGGTGGCCCAGGCCTTTGCCGACGAGCCGCAGAGCGGCCCGCTGTGGTTCCAGCTCTACTGGCGTGCCGATCCTGGCTTCATGCTGGAGTTGATACAGCGCGTCGAGCGGGCCGGTTACGAGGCTCTGGTGCTGACCGTCGATGCGCCCGTGCATGGCGCACGCGACCGCGAGCGCCGCGCCGGCTTCCAGCTGCCGGACGATATTCGGGCCGTCAATCTGGGTGGGCGCAAGCAGCCTGTCGAGCTGGCGCCGGGCCAGAGCATGATGTTCGACGGCCTGATGCCGCGCGCCGCGACCTGGCGCGAGGTGGACTGGTTGCGTGCCCACAGCCGCCTGCCGCTGCTGCTCAAGGGCGTGAACCATGCCGACGATGCGCGCGAGGCGCTGCAGCGCGGTGTGTCGGGCCTGGTCGTCTCCAACCACGGCGGCCGCACGCTCGACACCTTGCCAGCTACCGCCGAGCTGTTACCGATGCTGCGTGCGGCAGTTGGCGACACGGTGCCGCTGCTGGTCGATGGCGGCATCCGCCGCGGCACCGATGTGCTGAAGGCACTGGCGCTGGGTGCCGATGCGGTGCTGCTCGGTCGGCCCTATGTGTTCGCACTGGCCGCAGCCGGAGCACTCGGCGTGGCCCACGCGCTGCGACTTTTGCGCGATGAATTCGAGATTGCGATGGCGCTGTGCGGCTGCAAAACACCGGCCGATGCAGGCCCGCATTTGCTCTGGCAGCGCAGCAAGTAG
- a CDS encoding response regulator, with translation MHSADLELKVLYVEDDRLNIVLMEEVFRDAPQWELLVAETGAEALQCVEDEAPALLLVDMNLPDMNGLQLLQALRLQQPRALPPCIALSADALPEQVAAARAAGFADYWLKPIDVPALQAALQERLASA, from the coding sequence ATGCACAGCGCTGATCTGGAGCTGAAGGTCTTGTACGTCGAAGACGATCGCCTCAACATCGTCTTGATGGAAGAGGTGTTCCGCGACGCGCCGCAGTGGGAGCTGCTCGTCGCCGAGACCGGCGCCGAGGCCCTGCAATGCGTGGAGGACGAAGCGCCCGCGCTGCTGCTGGTGGACATGAACCTGCCCGACATGAACGGCCTGCAGCTGCTGCAGGCGCTGCGCCTGCAGCAGCCGCGCGCCCTGCCGCCTTGCATCGCGCTGTCGGCCGATGCGCTGCCCGAGCAGGTGGCCGCGGCCCGTGCCGCCGGCTTTGCCGACTACTGGCTCAAGCCCATCGATGTGCCCGCCCTGCAGGCCGCCCTGCAGGAACGTTTGGCAAGCGCATAA
- a CDS encoding TonB-dependent siderophore receptor, producing the protein MSHKNRRKSPGVLLPLGALAAGFGLASSAAFAQAQPVDEANKPVVENALPVVRAKASAERAGKDDYQAIETRIGKGKQELRDVPQSITVVTEKLMDDRNLDTMKEVLKNTAGITFMAAEGGEEDIRLRGLSLQATGDIFMDGMRDPAFYERDTFFLDRLELLRGSASMLFGRGSTGGAVNMVTKVPRLINENQIDVELSSHNGLRTVGDFNVKLSESSALRVGTMYTRADNDGAGSSQDKAGIAGTYRFGIGEVDEVSVGLYHLENHNGMNYGMPWVRPTPTSPVGDTTLIPLDPTAYFGMASDRNDGHVSQGTVTHVHRFSATGELLTKLRIADYGRDQRAGTVRFAGASAQPDRTAVTLANFGPNTVISRGTQNKIQDMQTVAVQSDYSDKFKAWGLRHGFQAGADFSQEKKQVFAARSAAQGGVNLTKPNTTVGSPNDGAWIDENLRVLRTASEYTSRGFGLYVQDLVEFTPEWKLLAGLRYDKLNGDYDTFSIPNTAAGPDTKASYRMKVSELSKRLGLLFQPNERMSFHASAATSFNTSGDAYSLGASNQDIPPEQSINLELGAKIDSNDGKFTTRFALFRSTKLHERNTDPLVDLVTLSGKRHVAGFEMDFAGRPMPGWEVFASYTWMPVAKIDIGVAGSEGQGTRPSLTPRHSGTVWTTYQVLPQLRLGAGLNARSGQSPNRNPGWYAPKFITADLMAEYTVIQERLIFKANLSNVTNKLYADSLYTGHYVPGAGRILALTGTYKF; encoded by the coding sequence ATGTCACACAAGAATCGTCGCAAGAGCCCCGGGGTGTTGCTGCCCCTGGGCGCCCTGGCCGCTGGCTTCGGCCTGGCCTCGTCGGCCGCCTTCGCGCAGGCCCAGCCGGTTGATGAGGCCAACAAGCCGGTGGTCGAGAACGCCCTGCCGGTGGTGCGGGCCAAAGCCAGCGCCGAGCGCGCCGGCAAGGACGACTACCAGGCGATCGAGACCCGCATCGGCAAGGGCAAGCAGGAATTGCGTGACGTGCCCCAGTCGATCACCGTGGTGACCGAGAAGCTGATGGACGACCGCAATCTCGACACCATGAAGGAGGTGTTGAAGAACACCGCCGGCATCACCTTCATGGCTGCCGAGGGCGGCGAAGAAGACATCCGCCTGCGCGGTCTGTCGCTGCAGGCCACCGGCGACATCTTCATGGATGGCATGCGCGACCCGGCCTTCTACGAACGCGACACCTTCTTCCTCGACCGCCTGGAGCTGCTGCGCGGTTCGGCCTCGATGCTGTTCGGCCGCGGCTCGACCGGTGGTGCGGTGAACATGGTCACCAAGGTGCCGCGCCTGATCAACGAGAACCAGATCGATGTCGAACTCAGCAGCCACAACGGCCTGCGCACGGTCGGAGACTTCAATGTCAAGCTGAGCGAAAGCTCGGCCCTGCGTGTGGGCACGATGTACACCCGCGCCGACAACGACGGTGCGGGCTCGTCGCAGGACAAGGCCGGCATCGCCGGCACTTACCGCTTCGGTATCGGCGAGGTCGATGAAGTCTCGGTGGGCCTGTACCACCTGGAGAACCACAACGGCATGAACTACGGCATGCCCTGGGTCCGCCCGACGCCGACCTCGCCTGTTGGCGACACCACCCTGATCCCGCTGGACCCGACCGCCTACTTCGGCATGGCCAGTGACCGCAATGACGGCCACGTCAGCCAGGGCACCGTGACCCACGTCCACCGCTTCAGTGCCACCGGCGAATTGCTGACCAAGCTGCGCATTGCCGACTATGGCCGCGACCAGCGCGCCGGCACGGTACGCTTTGCGGGCGCTAGCGCCCAGCCTGACCGCACCGCCGTGACCTTGGCGAATTTCGGCCCGAACACGGTGATCTCCCGCGGCACACAGAACAAGATCCAGGACATGCAGACGGTCGCCGTGCAGAGCGACTACAGCGACAAGTTCAAGGCCTGGGGCCTGCGCCATGGCTTCCAGGCCGGTGCAGACTTCTCGCAGGAGAAGAAGCAGGTCTTCGCTGCCCGCTCGGCGGCCCAGGGCGGCGTCAATCTGACCAAGCCCAACACCACGGTCGGCAGCCCCAATGACGGCGCCTGGATCGACGAGAACTTGCGCGTGCTGCGCACCGCCAGCGAATACACCTCGCGAGGCTTCGGCCTGTATGTGCAGGACCTGGTCGAGTTCACACCGGAATGGAAGCTGCTGGCCGGTCTGCGCTACGACAAGTTGAACGGCGACTACGACACCTTCTCGATTCCCAATACGGCGGCCGGGCCCGACACCAAGGCCAGCTACCGGATGAAGGTGTCCGAGCTCAGCAAGCGCCTGGGCCTGCTGTTCCAGCCGAATGAGCGCATGTCCTTTCATGCCTCGGCCGCAACCTCGTTCAACACCTCGGGCGATGCCTACTCGCTGGGGGCCAGCAACCAGGACATACCGCCCGAGCAGTCCATCAACCTGGAGCTCGGGGCGAAGATCGATTCGAACGACGGCAAGTTCACGACCCGCTTCGCGCTGTTCCGTTCCACCAAGCTGCACGAGCGCAACACCGACCCGCTGGTGGATCTGGTCACACTGTCGGGCAAGCGCCATGTGGCCGGCTTCGAAATGGACTTTGCCGGCCGACCGATGCCGGGCTGGGAGGTGTTCGCCTCCTACACCTGGATGCCGGTGGCCAAGATCGACATCGGCGTGGCCGGATCCGAGGGGCAGGGCACGCGTCCGTCGCTGACGCCGCGGCATTCGGGCACCGTGTGGACCACTTACCAGGTGCTGCCCCAGCTGCGTCTGGGTGCCGGCCTGAATGCGCGCAGCGGCCAGTCGCCCAACCGCAACCCGGGCTGGTACGCGCCGAAGTTCATCACCGCCGATCTGATGGCCGAGTACACGGTGATCCAGGAGCGCCTGATCTTCAAGGCCAACCTGAGCAATGTGACGAACAAGCTGTATGCTGATTCGCTCTACACCGGTCACTATGTTCCTGGCGCCGGTCGCATCCTGGCGCTGACCGGTACCTATAAATTCTGA
- a CDS encoding MHFG family PEP-CTERM protein gives MSSPTLPNCSWDRPGVNPFMGDVVAAVDRYQDIPVAVRNKLKARMTARSYDEMVSIKRDGIDGKQLYSSEIRDMHFGAGSVCATVTRAKWTDKMEERGLVYCEDGHCILVPTVCRNVSRITRLAPRKTAEAPAQAVNVASSAREGDDDAESELITEAPGAGVPALGAGGGQTPPSFSQMSGSGGSDAGPSLIGGGGPGPSGGPGPGFPGTGLVPPGGIPDGGNPTPPVPPNPVPEPGTWALMLLGLGALAWRRNRRA, from the coding sequence GTGTCCTCGCCCACCTTGCCCAACTGCTCCTGGGACAGGCCCGGGGTCAATCCCTTCATGGGCGATGTCGTCGCGGCGGTGGACCGCTACCAAGACATTCCGGTGGCCGTGCGCAACAAGCTGAAAGCCCGCATGACGGCGCGCAGCTATGACGAGATGGTCAGCATCAAGCGCGACGGCATCGACGGCAAGCAGCTCTACTCCAGCGAGATCCGCGACATGCACTTCGGTGCCGGTAGCGTCTGCGCCACGGTGACCCGCGCCAAGTGGACCGACAAGATGGAGGAACGCGGCCTGGTCTATTGCGAAGATGGCCACTGCATCCTGGTGCCCACGGTCTGCCGCAATGTCAGTCGCATCACGCGCCTGGCCCCGCGCAAGACGGCCGAGGCGCCGGCCCAGGCCGTCAACGTGGCCTCGTCGGCCCGCGAGGGCGACGACGATGCCGAAAGCGAACTGATCACCGAGGCGCCCGGCGCCGGCGTGCCGGCACTCGGTGCGGGCGGTGGCCAGACGCCGCCAAGCTTCTCTCAGATGTCTGGCTCTGGTGGTTCCGATGCCGGCCCCAGCCTGATCGGTGGTGGCGGGCCCGGCCCCTCGGGTGGTCCTGGTCCCGGCTTCCCTGGCACCGGCCTCGTACCCCCGGGCGGCATTCCCGATGGCGGCAATCCGACGCCGCCGGTGCCGCCCAACCCGGTGCCCGAGCCCGGCACCTGGGCGCTGATGTTGCTGGGTCTCGGCGCGCTGGCCTGGAGGCGCAACCGCCGCGCCTGA